CCGCGTCACCCAGTCGGCCACCCACATCAGCAGCGCAGTCTGCGTCGCCAGCACGGCGGCCAATGTCGCCCACCCGGCGAGCGCCCCGTAATGCGGGCCGACCTTCGATGCCGCATACACAGCCGGAAGTACACAAAACACAACGAAAATCCCCACGCGGCAACCCCATTGTTCCTGTTTTCGATGTCCGGCAAGGCGTGACCTGGCGCGCCCCCTGCTGCCACGCCAACCCGTCAATGCACGCTCGCCGCCTACGCGCCTTCCGTCTTCGTGCGGCGCGCCGGATGGCGATGCGCGGCGATCCTCAGCAGCTTCTGGAACGACGGGCATTCGAGATGGTTCGCTGCCGGGCACACGGCCGCATGCCGCAACGCATCGCGCACGGCGCCGAGACGGCGGATCGTGCGGTCGAGTTCGTCCGCCTTGCCGTCGAGCTTCGCGCGATCGATCGCCGGCAGGCCCTCCGTGCCGACCATCGTGAGGATGTCGTCGAGCGAAAAGCCGGCCTCTCGGCCCAGGGCAATC
This window of the Burkholderia lata genome carries:
- a CDS encoding helix-turn-helix domain-containing protein — translated: MSRLDIADVARRSGLPASTLRYYEEKGLIVPTGRHGLRRQYDESVLERLALIALGREAGFSLDDILTMVGTEGLPAIDRAKLDGKADELDRTIRRLGAVRDALRHAAVCPAANHLECPSFQKLLRIAAHRHPARRTKTEGA